In Drosophila pseudoobscura strain MV-25-SWS-2005 chromosome 4, UCI_Dpse_MV25, whole genome shotgun sequence, the following proteins share a genomic window:
- the LOC4818105 gene encoding ABC transporter G family member 20 yields MAAVEVRNGYKYYGSKSNPKIVLNQLNMNVMRGSIYGLLGASGCGKTTLLSCLVGQRRLNGGEINVLGVKPGSPGSGVPGSRVGFMPQEIALVAEMTVKETIFYFGRIYGLTDERIREKFKLLKELLQLPPARQMIKQCSGGQQRRLSFACAMIHDPELLILDEPTVGLDPMLREKIWDFLVETTRNSKLAVIITTHYIEEAKQANCIGLMRNGVLLAEDTPTNIMIQFGTQSIEDAFLILSQRQGNEDELAQIMDHNKNQQQALPTAVLPTEVIDTHDPGLSLEKPPIPYDEPVNENRKKVFFTTKGRLKALMTKNFVQLFRQPSGIIFMLLFPIIQLSCFYLAIGKTPKNLELGIYSGEVKSYSECFDDSLVTVYDSNDTCKFHKLSCRFIRELGDDVATRKYYTSESDALRDAKKILTVGYIHFFHNFSESISSVLEDGRHASDGAVDHAELSVHIDMTDQQVAYFIQRKLRDKFASFMSSVVKDCNASAALVQLPVQFQEPIYGTADIEFQQYCAPGVVMTMVFFLATLMTAAVFISERMDGIWDRTLLAGVSATEMLWAHLLTQLIIMALQSFEVIMYIGIVFDTYNNGDTTTLIGLLTLTAFCGMLFGLFISVFCKSHTEANFVATGAFYPMIILCGLLWPLESMPQFLQDLVMVLPFTIPSISARNVIEKGWSITNAKVYNGFLVMAGWTIIFFVLCLIGIRRKA; encoded by the exons ATGGCGGCCGTGGAAGTGAGGAATGGCTATAAGTACTATGGCTCCAAATCGAACCCCAAGATTGTGCTCAATCAACTGAATATGAACGTGATGCGTGGCTCCAT CTACGGGTTGCTAGGTGCCTCGGGCTGTGGCAAGACCACACTTCTCTCCTGCCTTGTTGGCCAGCGGCGTCTCAATGGCGGCGAGATAAACGTGTTGGGCGTAAAGCCGGGCTCTCCTGGCAGCGGCGTCCCCGGCTCCCGAGTGGGCTTCATGCCCCAGGAGATCGCTTTGGTCGCGGAGATGACCGTCAAGGAAACGATCTTTTACTTTGGTCGGATATACGGCCTGACGGATGAGCGGATTCGTGAGAAATTCAAGCTCTTAAAGGAGTTGCTGCAGCTCCCGCCAGCCCGACAAATGATCAAACAATGCAGTGGGGGACAACAGAGGCGCTTGTCCTTTGCCTGCGCCATGATCCACGACCCGGAGCTCCTCATTTTAGATGAGCCCACAGTGGGCTTGGATCCCATGTTGCGGGAGAA AATCTGGGATTTTCTTGTGGAGACAACCAGAAATAGCAAATTGGCTGTGATCATAACCACACATTACATAGAAGAGGCCAAGCAGGCAAATTGT ATTGGCCTCATGCGCAATGGCGTTCTCTTGGCGGAGGACACACCCACAAATATCATGATTCAATTCGGCACACAGTCCATTGAAGACGCCTTTCTTATACTAAGCCAACGGCAGGGCAACGAGGATGAGTTGGCCCAAATAATGGACCACAATAAGAATCAGCAGCAGGCCCTGCCAACAGCTGTGCTACCCACAGAAGTGATAGATACCCATGATCCTGGCCTGAGCCTGGAAAAGCCGCCCATTCCCTACGACGAGCCGGTGAATGAGAATCGAAAGAAGGTGTTTTTCACGACCAAAGGACGGCTCAAGGCTTTGATGACCAAGAATTTCGTGCAGCTTTTCCGACAGCCATC GGGCATCATTTTCATGCTTTTGTTTCCCATCATCCAATTGTCTTGCTTTTATTTGGCCATCGGCAAAACCCCAAAGAATCTCGAATTGGGTATATACTCGGGCGAGGTCAAGAGCTATTCGGAGTGCTTCGACGACAGTCTGGTCACCGTTTACGATTCCAACGACACGTGCAAGTTCCACAAGCTCTCCTGTCGGTTCATCCGAGAGTTGGGCGACGATGTGGCCACGAGGAAGTACTATACCAGCGAATCGGATGCCTTGAGGGATGCCAAAAAGATTCTCACCGTGGGCTACATTCATTTCTTCCACAACTTTAGTGAATCGATATCATCGGTCCTCGAAGACGGACGCCATGCCAGCGATGGGGCTGTGGACCATGCGGAACTGAGTGTTCACATCGATATGACAG ATCAACAAGTGGCATATTTTATTCAACGCAAACTCCGTGATAAATTCGCTTCGTTCATGAGTAGCGTGGTCAAGGACTGTAATGCCTCGGCCGCTCTGGTGCAATTGCCCGTTCAGTTCCAGGAACCCATTTACGGCACTGCAGACATTGAGTTCCAGCAGTATTGTGCCCCCGGTGTTGTTATGAC AATGGTCTTCTTTTTGGCCACTTTGATGACGGCTGCTGTTTTCATATCCGAGCGCATGGATGGTATCTGGGATCGCACTCTGTTGGCTGGTGTTTCGGCCACCGAAATGCTGTGGGCCCATCTTCTGACCCAACTGATAATCATGGCCCTGCAATCGTTTGAGGTTATCATGTACATTGGCATTGTTTTCGATACCTACAACAATGGAGATACAACGACACTGATTGGACTGCTAACACTGACGGCATTCTGTGGCATGTTGTTTG GCCTCTTCATCTCCGTATTTTGTAAATCCCATACGGAGGCCAATTTTGTGGCCACTGGGGCCTTCTATCCCATGATTATACTTTGCG GTCTATTGTGGCCCCTGGAGAGCATGCCACAGTTTCTGCAGGATCTGGTGATGGTATTACCCTTTACCATACCCTCCATATCTGCACGAAATGTCATCGAAAAGGGCTGGTCCATCACCAATGCCAAGGTCTACAATGGTTTCCTTGTGATGGCCGGCTGGACGATCATCTTCTTCGTCCTCTGCCTCATTGGCATCAGGCGCAAGGCGTAG